A single genomic interval of Neisseria leonii harbors:
- the ruvA gene encoding Holliday junction branch migration protein RuvA: MISRLTGKLIEKQPPQIVIDINGVGYEVDVSMQTFYQLPPLGETVKIYTQLVVREDAHLLFGFATAAERATFRQLVKVGGIGAKTALGILSAMSAEELAQAVAQEDIKRLSSAPGIGKKTAERMILELRGKLAAAPSDTLSAPQPADETDDIISTLLALGYNEREARTAVKGIAPGTEVGEGVRLALKNLLK; encoded by the coding sequence ATGATCAGCCGTCTCACCGGAAAACTCATCGAAAAACAGCCGCCGCAAATCGTCATCGACATCAACGGCGTAGGCTACGAAGTCGACGTTTCCATGCAGACTTTCTACCAACTGCCGCCCTTGGGCGAAACCGTAAAAATCTATACGCAACTGGTGGTACGCGAAGATGCACACCTGCTGTTCGGCTTTGCCACGGCGGCCGAACGCGCCACATTCCGCCAATTGGTCAAAGTAGGCGGCATCGGCGCAAAAACCGCGCTGGGCATCTTATCGGCCATGAGCGCGGAAGAACTGGCACAAGCCGTGGCACAGGAAGACATCAAACGCCTCTCCTCCGCCCCCGGCATCGGTAAAAAAACCGCCGAGCGCATGATTCTCGAACTGCGCGGCAAACTCGCAGCCGCCCCATCCGACACCCTGTCTGCCCCGCAGCCTGCCGATGAAACCGACGACATCATCAGCACCCTGCTGGCCTTGGGCTACAACGAACGCGAAGCGCGCACCGCCGTCAAAGGCATCGCCCCCGGCACCGAAGTCGGCGAAGGCGTGCGGCTCGCACTGAAAAACCTGCTGAAATAA
- a CDS encoding tRNA (cytidine(34)-2'-O)-methyltransferase: MFTVVLYQPEIPPNTGNIIRLCANTGADLHLVKPLGFPLDSAKMKRAGLDYHEFASVTVHEHFDSCLNALSGRRIFALTTKGRSRPDRTAFEAGDVFLFGPETRGLPPEILDSLPEAQKLRLPMKPGSRSMNLSNTVAVMLFEAWRQHDFAGGS; this comes from the coding sequence ATGTTTACTGTTGTGCTGTACCAGCCGGAAATCCCGCCGAATACGGGCAATATTATCCGCCTGTGCGCCAATACCGGTGCCGACCTGCACCTGGTCAAACCGCTCGGCTTCCCGCTCGATTCGGCCAAAATGAAGCGCGCCGGCCTAGACTATCACGAATTTGCCAGCGTAACGGTACACGAACATTTTGACAGTTGTCTGAACGCCCTGTCCGGCCGGCGCATTTTCGCCCTGACGACCAAAGGCCGCAGCCGCCCCGACCGCACCGCCTTTGAAGCAGGCGATGTATTTTTGTTCGGCCCCGAAACGCGCGGCCTGCCGCCCGAAATACTCGACAGCCTGCCCGAGGCACAAAAACTGCGTCTGCCGATGAAGCCGGGTAGCCGCAGCATGAATTTGTCCAATACCGTTGCCGTGATGCTGTTTGAAGCATGGCGGCAACACGATTTTGCCGGCGGCAGTTGA
- a CDS encoding ComF family protein: protein MFSASFPQRFAAARNCLLCHDSRAGCAVCTACLADLRHLARPAAQFCPQCGGRGNGSTPCGSCQKKPPPLAHLHASFFYEPPLAGILHQYKHLGKIDLAAALCGMMLACPPAHLAASPPDAVLAMPLSRTRRIERGFNQCDLLAEAVSRRFSLPLLPHGAVFRRPAPPQSTLPYAERRKNVHGIFRAEPNVKNRKILIIDDVFTSGSTIFELARTLRQAGAAEISGWVLAQAGMQKS from the coding sequence ATGTTTTCCGCTTCCTTCCCCCAACGCTTTGCCGCTGCCCGAAACTGTTTATTATGCCACGATTCCCGCGCAGGCTGCGCCGTCTGCACCGCCTGCCTGGCCGACCTGCGCCATCTGGCGCGCCCGGCGGCGCAATTCTGCCCGCAATGCGGCGGACGCGGCAATGGCAGCACGCCCTGCGGCAGCTGTCAGAAAAAACCGCCGCCGCTGGCACACCTGCACGCCTCGTTTTTCTACGAACCGCCGCTGGCAGGTATTTTGCACCAATACAAGCATTTGGGAAAAATCGATCTGGCCGCCGCACTGTGCGGCATGATGCTGGCCTGCCCGCCCGCACACCTAGCCGCTTCGCCGCCCGATGCGGTTTTGGCCATGCCGCTGAGCCGCACGCGGCGCATCGAACGCGGGTTTAACCAGTGCGACCTGCTCGCCGAAGCCGTTTCCCGCCGCTTTTCCCTACCGCTGCTGCCGCACGGAGCGGTTTTCAGACGGCCTGCCCCGCCGCAGAGCACACTGCCCTACGCCGAACGCCGGAAAAACGTGCACGGCATCTTTCGTGCCGAACCCAACGTTAAAAACCGTAAAATCCTGATAATCGATGATGTTTTCACCAGCGGCAGCACGATTTTCGAACTGGCGCGGACGCTAAGGCAGGCGGGGGCTGCCGAAATTTCCGGCTGGGTACTGGCACAGGCCGGAATGCAAAAATCTTGA
- the bioH gene encoding pimeloyl-ACP methyl ester esterase BioH, with amino-acid sequence MAHSGKKLYLIHGWAANRHIFDGWSAHFPADWQITALNLPGHGGAPFDGVFDVAAAADGLAAQMDDGALVLGWSLGGLAALFLAARHPRKVRGLCLCASFAKFLAAEDYPEGLAPTSLVKMADCFEQDYHKYMQQFVQMQFLYAKERQAAVMAQLFPALTADGAPAALRAALDGAAHADARGLLADICVPVLLVYGGKDRITPVRLGEYLQRHLPDARLEIIGQAAHAPFLSHADGFAALLAGFAQTRVWPQAV; translated from the coding sequence ATGGCACACTCCGGCAAAAAACTTTATCTGATACACGGTTGGGCGGCGAACCGCCATATTTTCGACGGCTGGTCGGCGCATTTTCCCGCCGACTGGCAGATTACCGCCCTCAACCTGCCCGGCCACGGCGGTGCGCCGTTTGACGGTGTATTCGACGTGGCGGCGGCGGCCGACGGTTTGGCCGCGCAGATGGACGACGGCGCGCTGGTGTTGGGCTGGTCGCTCGGCGGTTTGGCCGCGCTGTTTCTGGCGGCGCGCCACCCGCGGAAAGTGCGCGGCCTGTGTCTGTGCGCGAGTTTCGCCAAGTTTCTCGCCGCCGAAGATTATCCCGAGGGCTTGGCACCGACATCATTGGTGAAAATGGCCGACTGCTTCGAGCAAGACTATCACAAATATATGCAGCAGTTTGTGCAGATGCAGTTTCTGTATGCCAAAGAGCGGCAGGCGGCCGTGATGGCGCAACTGTTTCCCGCCCTGACAGCCGACGGCGCGCCCGCTGCTTTGCGTGCGGCTTTGGACGGTGCGGCACACGCCGATGCGCGCGGCCTGCTGGCGGACATTTGCGTGCCGGTTCTGCTGGTGTACGGCGGCAAAGACCGGATTACCCCTGTGCGGTTGGGGGAATACCTGCAACGGCATCTGCCCGATGCGCGGCTGGAAATCATCGGGCAGGCGGCACATGCGCCGTTTCTCAGCCATGCAGACGGATTTGCCGCGCTGCTGGCCGGTTTTGCCCAGACCCGCGTGTGGCCGCAGGCCGTCTGA
- a CDS encoding methyltransferase has translation MMQQDKWTIHRYLAEQADARLDWLKREPEQIFLAGADGDCSRRLLAARYPHARFSEFDARADYLAEAAASRQGGWLARLGGRRKTVQYCQAADTPLPAAGADMLWSNLGLITAREAVPVFGCWADALKTDGLLFFTHFGADSLSGLRTFWAEHGIRTDAPLLRDMHDLGDMLFHNGFYDPVMDTARLVLDYRDAGVMYRDMQAVGLWQALNLSDGQAALDLLRPRFSDGLSITLETVFGHALKRPQLAEGEQAVQFVRQ, from the coding sequence ATGATGCAGCAAGACAAATGGACCATCCACCGCTATCTGGCCGAACAGGCCGATGCGCGCCTCGACTGGCTCAAACGCGAGCCGGAACAGATTTTTCTGGCCGGTGCCGACGGCGATTGCAGCCGCCGCCTGCTGGCCGCGCGTTATCCCCATGCCCGTTTCAGCGAATTTGATGCCCGCGCCGACTATCTGGCCGAAGCGGCCGCCTCCCGGCAGGGCGGTTGGCTGGCGCGTTTGGGCGGGCGGCGCAAAACCGTGCAGTACTGTCAGGCGGCCGACACACCGCTGCCCGCCGCCGGTGCAGATATGCTGTGGTCCAACCTCGGCCTGATAACGGCGCGGGAAGCCGTGCCGGTATTCGGGTGCTGGGCCGATGCGCTGAAAACCGACGGTCTGCTGTTTTTCACCCATTTCGGTGCCGACAGCCTGAGCGGCCTGCGCACGTTTTGGGCGGAACACGGTATCCGCACCGATGCGCCGCTGTTGCGGGATATGCACGATTTGGGCGATATGCTGTTCCACAACGGTTTTTACGACCCCGTGATGGACACGGCACGGCTGGTATTGGACTACCGCGATGCCGGTGTAATGTACCGCGATATGCAGGCCGTCGGCCTGTGGCAGGCGTTGAACCTGTCGGACGGGCAGGCCGCGCTCGACCTGCTGCGCCCCCGTTTTTCAGACGGCCTGAGCATCACGCTGGAAACCGTGTTCGGCCATGCCCTCAAACGGCCGCAGCTGGCCGAGGGCGAACAGGCCGTGCAGTTTGTCCGGCAGTAA
- a CDS encoding patatin-like phospholipase family protein, with protein sequence MKHALTRRVSAVLALLVLAACGTAGKEPAPQASVPAPKPKPQAVIGIALGGGASKGFAHIGILKVLQQNRIPVRVVTGTSAGSIVGSLYASGMSPDRLELEAEILGKTDLVDLTLSTSGFIRGQKLEDYINRKVGQRSIQQFPLKFAAVATDFSSGKAVAFNYGNAGQAVRASAAIPNVFQPAVIGGRRYVDGGLAQPVPVSAARAQGANFVIAVDISARPSSNAAEGFFSYLDQTLNIMSTGALQSELAKADVVIRPAVLELGAVGGFDQKQRAIRLGEEAARAALPEIRRKLAAYRY encoded by the coding sequence ATGAAACATGCTCTGACCCGCCGCGTGTCGGCGGTTTTGGCCCTGCTGGTGCTGGCTGCCTGCGGTACGGCGGGGAAAGAGCCCGCCCCGCAGGCATCTGTCCCCGCACCCAAGCCTAAGCCGCAGGCGGTTATCGGTATTGCGCTGGGCGGCGGCGCGTCCAAAGGTTTTGCCCATATCGGTATTTTGAAAGTGTTGCAGCAGAACCGTATCCCCGTGCGGGTGGTGACCGGCACGTCAGCCGGTTCGATTGTCGGCAGCCTGTATGCTTCGGGTATGTCGCCCGACCGTTTGGAGTTGGAAGCGGAAATTCTGGGGAAAACCGATTTGGTGGATTTGACGCTTTCCACCAGCGGCTTTATCCGCGGCCAAAAACTGGAAGACTACATCAACCGCAAAGTCGGTCAGCGCAGCATCCAGCAGTTTCCGCTGAAATTTGCGGCGGTGGCGACGGATTTTTCCAGCGGGAAAGCGGTGGCGTTCAACTACGGTAATGCCGGTCAGGCGGTGCGTGCGTCGGCGGCGATTCCGAATGTGTTCCAGCCGGCCGTCATCGGCGGGCGGCGCTATGTGGACGGCGGGCTGGCACAGCCTGTCCCTGTGAGTGCGGCGCGGGCGCAGGGGGCGAATTTTGTGATTGCGGTGGATATTTCCGCCCGCCCCAGCAGCAATGCGGCCGAAGGCTTTTTCTCTTATCTGGACCAGACGCTGAATATTATGAGTACGGGCGCGCTGCAAAGCGAGCTGGCCAAAGCCGATGTGGTCATCAGGCCTGCGGTGTTGGAGTTGGGCGCGGTGGGCGGTTTCGACCAGAAGCAGCGGGCGATCCGTTTGGGCGAAGAAGCCGCGCGTGCGGCTTTGCCCGAAATCCGGCGCAAATTGGCGGCCTACCGTTATTGA
- a CDS encoding ABC transporter ATP-binding protein/permease yields the protein MEKWQIELNDSPLWLVQTLGGVLAASVLMVFLAGKTRFGRQFWHILRPCLDKKSGIKTASAVVLMILLLLTEIRLNVLNTFFYNGLYSALQDVKAEAFWFFALINAGVVLMRTLNGIINDFLDQALAIKWSEKLNAVLTERWLADKNYYRLQMRRHAPDNIDQRIQQDAQEFIASTIEFVRGMLNSVISAVEFTIVLWGLSGILNLFGVEIPRGMVFFVFIFVLLSTAAAMWIGKPLIRYHYDNEKLNGDYRYSLIRVRDHAESVAFYNGEWREKQQLSERFAAIIRNRWQIARQSVALNGFNDLLTQGVQLLPLMLQAPRFFAGQIKIGDMHQTVQAFNRLQRALSFFRNFYEQFTAYRARLERLDGFLTNTRPDPLRQQPSVDGRSDGLTLENVTLYRHDGTPLLDGLNLQARRGDALLIQGPSGCGKTSLLRTLAGLWPFGSSGLIRRPEARHILFVPQRPYTPQGSLREAVCYPDIDPFHPGLETALRDCRLSHLADRLDDNEDWQNLLSPGELQRVAFVRILLMRPHMVLLDEATAALDEDTEAALYSLIRRLPDSIIVSIGHRGTLGAFHNRHMRVGNAAC from the coding sequence ATGGAAAAATGGCAAATCGAACTCAATGACAGCCCGCTGTGGCTGGTTCAAACCTTGGGCGGCGTACTGGCTGCCTCGGTACTGATGGTTTTTTTGGCGGGGAAAACCCGCTTCGGCCGGCAGTTTTGGCATATTCTGCGCCCCTGCCTCGACAAAAAGAGCGGCATCAAAACTGCGTCGGCCGTTGTGCTGATGATACTGCTTCTGCTGACCGAAATCCGTTTAAATGTCTTAAATACGTTTTTCTACAACGGCTTATACAGCGCACTGCAAGACGTGAAAGCCGAAGCGTTCTGGTTTTTCGCCCTGATTAATGCGGGCGTGGTGCTGATGCGCACGCTCAACGGCATCATCAACGATTTTCTCGATCAGGCGCTGGCAATTAAATGGTCGGAAAAACTCAATGCCGTGCTGACCGAGCGCTGGCTGGCCGACAAAAACTACTACCGCCTGCAAATGCGCCGCCACGCACCCGACAATATCGACCAGCGCATCCAGCAGGACGCGCAGGAATTTATCGCCTCGACCATCGAATTTGTGCGCGGAATGCTCAACTCGGTGATTTCGGCCGTCGAATTTACCATTGTGCTGTGGGGGCTGTCGGGGATTTTGAACCTGTTCGGCGTGGAGATTCCGCGCGGCATGGTGTTTTTCGTGTTCATTTTCGTGCTGCTGTCCACCGCTGCGGCCATGTGGATCGGCAAACCGCTGATCCGCTACCATTACGACAACGAAAAGCTCAACGGCGATTACCGCTATTCCTTAATCCGCGTGCGCGACCATGCCGAGAGCGTGGCGTTTTACAACGGCGAATGGCGCGAAAAACAGCAGCTGTCCGAGCGTTTTGCCGCCATTATCCGCAACCGCTGGCAGATTGCCCGCCAAAGCGTCGCGCTCAACGGCTTCAACGATCTGCTGACACAGGGCGTGCAGCTTTTACCGCTGATGTTGCAGGCACCGCGCTTTTTTGCCGGACAGATTAAAATCGGCGATATGCACCAAACCGTTCAGGCATTCAACCGCTTGCAGCGCGCCTTATCGTTTTTCCGCAATTTTTACGAACAGTTCACCGCCTACCGCGCCCGTCTGGAACGCCTGGACGGTTTCTTGACCAACACCCGCCCCGACCCGCTGCGGCAGCAGCCGTCGGTAGACGGCCGTTCAGACGGCCTCACGCTGGAAAACGTTACCCTGTACCGCCACGACGGCACACCGCTGCTGGACGGGCTGAACCTCCAAGCCCGCCGTGGCGACGCACTCCTGATTCAAGGCCCCAGCGGCTGCGGCAAAACCTCCCTGCTGCGCACGCTGGCCGGGCTGTGGCCGTTCGGCAGCAGCGGCCTGATCCGCCGCCCCGAAGCGCGGCATATCCTGTTTGTGCCGCAACGACCGTACACCCCTCAGGGCAGCCTGCGCGAAGCCGTGTGCTATCCCGACATCGACCCCTTCCACCCCGGACTGGAAACCGCCCTGCGCGACTGCCGTCTGAGCCATCTGGCCGACAGGCTGGACGACAACGAAGACTGGCAGAATCTGCTTTCGCCCGGCGAACTGCAACGTGTGGCGTTTGTACGCATTCTGCTGATGCGTCCGCACATGGTTCTGCTGGACGAAGCCACCGCCGCGCTCGACGAAGACACCGAAGCCGCGCTCTACTCCTTAATCCGCCGCCTGCCCGACAGCATCATCGTCAGCATCGGCCATCGCGGCACATTGGGGGCATTCCACAACCGCCATATGCGGGTGGGCAACGCGGCCTGCTGA
- a CDS encoding TonB-dependent siderophore receptor — protein sequence MGRANAFTAPVTVVNYDEKALNNTEARTLVDAVAKNDASVWQFGGESNTLTGLYFRGYQLDARQFSVNGLAGMYGTQGTSGVQVGSAQLIKGASTAVTGMDPEGAVSGALNIETKKAADAGNRKIGAAWFSDSRVQGTFDLGQRFGADKAVGVRVNGKLRNGDTPRGGYSEDSKEFALNTDWRGESLRVAFDSVYAKRKASGGRARMQDIQNADGRLFDAPDGKTNLLPAWNRQTTVGQTNMLTFEWDAFDSAQITGGIGYNKARYYGTLISPTICRNASALCASAQQYTTGTARLTDQYFRTLSMNLTARGEVETGPVSHNWSAAFDRIKRKRTTWQGARTGSSNVTVYPAQGDIAGQLAAFTDNYPRERAAAPSLDAAITVNSLALSDTLGFADNRYRLTLGGRFQAVEYTDRRENARGKASRFSPMAMAAWVPNPGFVVYGNYMEDLEPADIATDDAGNTTMAKPRVSRQFEVGVRKNWGNVVTTLNAFQIKRPGYWRGARNNRGLTYGSNSDFARSGRQAGDVQGMERNRGVEFNAYANLLGQTLRPNLGIMYLQSRVKNYPDSRDMLANGVQVANPNVVAKAGIEWDTPFAKGLTLSGSVRHFGKSYQRTDKAYAFPSYTLVDAGARYTARLGGKNALTVSGAVENLFNKNYWQVQRGLYDRSFAVVGMPRTFWLKAELDF from the coding sequence TTGGGCAGGGCCAATGCGTTTACCGCGCCGGTTACCGTGGTGAACTACGATGAAAAAGCCCTCAACAATACCGAAGCGCGCACGCTGGTGGATGCGGTGGCGAAAAACGATGCGTCCGTGTGGCAGTTCGGCGGGGAGAGCAATACGCTGACCGGCCTGTATTTCCGCGGCTACCAGCTGGACGCGCGCCAGTTTAGCGTAAACGGTCTGGCCGGTATGTACGGCACGCAGGGTACATCGGGCGTTCAGGTCGGATCGGCGCAGCTGATTAAAGGCGCGTCTACTGCCGTTACCGGCATGGATCCCGAAGGTGCGGTTTCCGGCGCGCTCAATATCGAAACCAAAAAAGCCGCCGATGCGGGCAACCGCAAAATCGGTGCAGCCTGGTTCAGCGACAGCCGCGTTCAGGGTACGTTCGATTTGGGACAGCGTTTCGGCGCGGACAAAGCGGTGGGCGTGCGTGTGAACGGCAAGCTGCGCAACGGCGACACGCCGCGCGGGGGTTACAGCGAAGACAGTAAGGAATTTGCGCTGAATACCGATTGGCGCGGCGAGTCGCTGCGTGTGGCTTTCGATTCCGTTTATGCCAAACGCAAAGCATCAGGCGGCCGTGCGCGTATGCAGGATATTCAAAATGCAGACGGCCGTCTGTTTGATGCACCCGACGGTAAAACCAATCTGCTGCCCGCGTGGAACCGTCAGACCACTGTCGGCCAAACCAATATGCTGACTTTTGAATGGGACGCGTTCGACAGCGCGCAGATTACGGGCGGTATCGGTTACAACAAAGCGCGCTACTACGGCACGCTGATTTCGCCGACAATCTGCCGCAATGCTTCGGCACTCTGCGCGTCGGCACAGCAGTACACAACCGGCACGGCGCGCCTGACCGACCAATATTTCCGCACGCTGAGCATGAATCTGACGGCGAGGGGCGAGGTGGAAACCGGGCCGGTCAGCCACAATTGGAGTGCCGCATTCGACCGCATCAAGCGCAAACGCACCACATGGCAGGGGGCGCGGACGGGCAGCAGCAATGTAACCGTTTACCCTGCGCAGGGCGACATTGCCGGACAGCTGGCGGCCTTTACCGACAACTACCCGCGCGAGCGTGCCGCCGCACCCAGTCTTGACGCCGCCATTACCGTCAATAGCTTGGCACTGTCGGATACCTTGGGCTTTGCCGATAACCGCTACCGTCTGACCTTGGGCGGCCGATTCCAGGCGGTGGAATATACCGACCGCAGAGAAAATGCACGCGGCAAGGCTTCCCGTTTCAGCCCGATGGCGATGGCGGCATGGGTGCCGAACCCCGGTTTTGTGGTGTACGGCAACTATATGGAAGATTTGGAACCGGCCGATATTGCGACCGACGATGCAGGCAATACCACGATGGCCAAACCGCGCGTCAGCCGCCAGTTTGAAGTGGGCGTGCGCAAAAACTGGGGCAATGTCGTTACCACGCTGAACGCCTTCCAGATCAAACGCCCCGGCTATTGGCGCGGTGCACGCAACAACAGAGGCCTGACCTACGGCAGCAATTCCGATTTTGCCCGTTCCGGCAGACAGGCGGGCGATGTGCAGGGCATGGAGCGCAACCGCGGCGTGGAGTTTAACGCTTACGCCAACCTGCTCGGCCAAACCCTGCGTCCCAACCTCGGCATCATGTATCTGCAATCGCGGGTGAAAAATTACCCCGATTCGCGCGATATGCTGGCCAACGGTGTGCAGGTGGCCAATCCGAATGTGGTGGCGAAAGCCGGTATCGAATGGGATACCCCGTTTGCCAAAGGGCTGACGCTCAGCGGCAGCGTCCGCCACTTCGGCAAGTCCTACCAGCGCACCGACAAGGCGTATGCGTTCCCGTCCTATACGCTGGTGGATGCAGGTGCGCGCTATACCGCGCGTTTGGGCGGTAAAAACGCCCTGACCGTCAGCGGCGCAGTGGAAAACCTGTTCAATAAAAACTACTGGCAGGTACAGCGCGGCCTGTACGACCGCAGCTTTGCCGTAGTCGGTATGCCGCGTACTTTCTGGCTCAAAGCCGAATTGGATTTCTAA
- a CDS encoding sigma-54 dependent transcriptional regulator, producing the protein MRSSDILIVDDAIGIRENISDILQDEGYTVAVAENAEEARRLRNQTRPAMVLLDIWMPDCDGITLLKEWAKNGQLNMPVVMMSGHADINTAMEATKIGAMDFLAKPISYETLIKAVDRALKYGEMQAAAGLQLDKLGNSPAIQELNRRLKAAVKESGSVLLVGETGSPFETVARYFHKNGTPWVEPGRTEHIVDTPVELLQKASGGILYLGDTAQYSKNIRQGIGFLMTQSERQNVRIICASSAPEALPGRSDQDGRLTAGLTVTIPPLRSQSEDIAFLVNKIAADLAETQKIAVVKFSPEALVLLGRYGWPGNFDQLRDTVKSLVLTAENSEVGEEAVQAALNRLAPQTPPAPAAGFNFDMPLRELREELERRYFEYHIAQEGQNMSRVAQKVGLERTHLYRKLKQLGIQFARRGSKAEDEE; encoded by the coding sequence ATGAGAAGCAGCGACATCTTGATTGTAGACGATGCCATCGGCATCCGCGAAAACATCTCCGACATTCTCCAAGACGAGGGCTACACCGTTGCCGTTGCCGAAAATGCGGAAGAGGCACGCCGTCTGCGCAACCAAACCCGTCCGGCCATGGTTTTGCTCGACATCTGGATGCCCGACTGCGACGGTATCACCCTGCTCAAAGAGTGGGCGAAAAACGGCCAGCTGAATATGCCCGTCGTGATGATGAGCGGCCATGCCGACATCAATACGGCCATGGAGGCCACCAAAATCGGAGCGATGGATTTTCTGGCCAAACCCATCAGCTACGAAACACTCATCAAAGCCGTGGACCGCGCGCTCAAATACGGAGAAATGCAGGCCGCCGCCGGATTGCAGCTGGACAAACTGGGCAACAGCCCCGCCATTCAGGAACTGAACCGCCGCCTGAAAGCCGCCGTCAAAGAAAGCGGATCCGTCCTGCTCGTCGGAGAAACCGGCTCGCCCTTTGAAACGGTAGCACGCTATTTCCACAAAAACGGCACACCGTGGGTCGAACCCGGCCGCACCGAACACATTGTCGATACGCCGGTCGAACTGCTGCAAAAAGCGTCCGGCGGCATTCTCTATCTGGGCGACACCGCCCAATACAGCAAAAACATCCGGCAGGGCATCGGCTTTCTGATGACTCAGTCCGAACGGCAAAACGTGCGCATCATCTGTGCCAGCAGCGCGCCCGAAGCATTGCCCGGCCGTTCGGATCAGGACGGCAGGCTGACGGCCGGCCTGACCGTTACCATTCCGCCGCTGCGCAGCCAGTCTGAGGATATTGCGTTTCTCGTCAATAAAATTGCCGCCGATCTGGCCGAAACGCAAAAAATCGCGGTGGTCAAATTCAGTCCCGAGGCTCTGGTCCTGCTCGGCCGGTACGGCTGGCCGGGCAATTTCGACCAGTTGCGCGACACGGTCAAAAGTCTGGTGCTGACCGCCGAAAACAGCGAAGTCGGCGAAGAGGCCGTACAGGCCGCGCTGAACCGTCTCGCGCCGCAGACACCGCCCGCACCCGCCGCCGGTTTCAATTTCGATATGCCGCTGCGCGAGCTGCGCGAAGAGCTGGAACGGCGTTATTTTGAATACCACATCGCGCAGGAAGGGCAGAACATGAGCCGCGTGGCGCAGAAAGTGGGCTTGGAGCGCACCCATCTTTACCGCAAGCTCAAACAGCTCGGTATCCAGTTCGCCCGTCGCGGCAGCAAAGCAGAAGACGAAGAATAA